One stretch of Bacillus spongiae DNA includes these proteins:
- a CDS encoding spore coat associated protein CotJA, protein MESFYKSYRPFVGPFDPCPPLTTKSYSTPPNLYVGVQQPNLPQFTPREALKAGTLWKVFYDPYYSPFEQGGKT, encoded by the coding sequence ATGGAATCATTTTATAAGAGCTATCGTCCATTTGTCGGGCCATTTGATCCATGTCCTCCGCTTACCACTAAATCCTATTCTACTCCCCCCAATTTATATGTGGGCGTTCAGCAACCAAATTTACCACAATTCACTCCACGTGAAGCACTAAAAGCAGGGACCCTTTGGAAGGTATTTTACGACCCTTATTACAGCCCTTTTGAACAAGGAGGTAAAACATAA
- a CDS encoding DUF2663 family protein — MESSIVKLGPHTDEATKKMLQNVVTRKNKYEKVKQQHLIILWLSIFYGFSLSYFSYRTIVGPNDSSFYNIFFSFFTNTLYVFLFSIAIFLFVSAKILFDKKEKKEKEYHDLRCEIIDRSKDLWKEEAWKQRHQIFELMKEEYDINLYHQSK; from the coding sequence GTGGAGTCATCAATTGTCAAACTGGGACCACACACAGATGAGGCTACAAAAAAAATGCTTCAAAATGTTGTTACACGAAAAAATAAATATGAAAAGGTTAAACAACAACATCTCATAATATTATGGTTGAGCATTTTTTATGGCTTCTCATTGAGTTATTTTAGTTATCGAACCATTGTAGGACCAAACGATTCTTCATTTTACAATATATTTTTTTCTTTTTTTACAAATACATTGTATGTCTTCTTGTTCTCTATAGCCATATTTTTATTTGTTTCAGCGAAAATACTTTTCGATAAAAAAGAGAAGAAGGAGAAAGAATATCATGATCTTCGTTGTGAAATTATCGATCGAAGTAAGGACTTATGGAAGGAAGAAGCATGGAAGCAACGCCATCAAATTTTTGAATTAATGAAAGAGGAATATGATATTAACCTTTATCATCAAAGTAAATGA
- the sleB gene encoding spore cortex-lytic enzyme translates to MLLFVTATLSYTPQHSPVRAFSNQVIQKGATGEDVIELQERLRHLGFYKGKVDGVFGWGTYWSVRNFQSEFGLEVDGLVGATTKEKLTKASKYERQTDQANQNTGKSTAVNTPKGFSQNDIQLMANAVYGEARGEPYDGQVAVAAVILNRIESQSFPNSVSGVIFEPRAFTAVADGQIWLTPNEKAKKAVVDAINGWDPSENAIYYFNPDTATSKWIWTRPQIKKIGKHIFCN, encoded by the coding sequence ATGCTACTATTCGTAACTGCGACATTATCTTACACACCTCAGCATTCGCCTGTTCGCGCTTTTTCAAATCAAGTGATTCAAAAGGGAGCAACAGGTGAAGATGTAATTGAACTACAGGAACGTCTGCGGCACCTTGGGTTTTATAAAGGGAAGGTTGATGGTGTTTTTGGTTGGGGGACTTATTGGTCTGTGAGGAACTTTCAATCAGAATTTGGGTTAGAGGTCGATGGGTTAGTGGGGGCTACGACGAAAGAAAAGCTTACGAAAGCATCAAAATATGAGAGGCAAACAGATCAGGCAAATCAAAATACAGGGAAGAGCACGGCGGTTAATACACCGAAGGGTTTTTCGCAAAACGATATTCAACTTATGGCTAATGCTGTCTATGGCGAAGCACGAGGAGAGCCGTATGATGGTCAAGTTGCGGTTGCAGCCGTCATTTTAAACCGGATTGAAAGTCAGTCATTTCCCAACTCGGTTTCTGGAGTTATTTTTGAGCCGCGTGCTTTTACAGCTGTTGCAGATGGACAAATATGGTTAACGCCGAATGAAAAAGCTAAAAAAGCAGTTGTGGATGCAATTAATGGATGGGACCCTTCTGAAAATGCAATCTATTATTTTAATCCTGATACAGCTACGAGTAAATGGATATGGACAAGACCACAAATCAAAAAAATTGGAAAGCACATATTCTGTAATTAG
- a CDS encoding YpdA family putative bacillithiol disulfide reductase, translating into MSYQDCIIVGGGPCGMAAAISLKEIGLNPLIIEKGNIVNSIYHYPTHQTFFSSSEKLAIGDVPFIIEDRKPKRNQALAYYREVAKYKDLRINRFEKVMKVEKKDEIFDVVTTKGVYNTPYVVIATGYYDSPNYMNIPGEKLEKVHHYFHEGHPYFDTDVVVIGGKNSAVDAALELHKSGARVTVLYRGSEYSPSIKPWVLPEFDALVRSGEVKMEFNATVKGITEQEIVYMVNDEEYSIKNDFVFAMTGYHPDHSFIQKMGVNINSVTGRPRFNEETMETNVTGIFIAGVIAAGNNANEIFIENGRFHGGQIARYIQKDLTNRKNEKK; encoded by the coding sequence ATGTCTTATCAAGATTGTATTATCGTCGGTGGGGGTCCATGTGGTATGGCTGCAGCAATCTCACTAAAAGAAATAGGACTTAATCCGTTAATTATCGAAAAGGGGAATATTGTAAATTCGATTTATCATTACCCAACTCATCAAACGTTTTTCAGTTCAAGTGAAAAACTGGCGATTGGGGATGTTCCATTTATAATCGAAGATAGAAAACCAAAGAGAAATCAAGCATTAGCGTATTATCGAGAAGTTGCTAAATATAAAGATTTACGAATTAACCGCTTTGAAAAAGTAATGAAAGTGGAAAAAAAGGATGAAATATTTGACGTTGTGACAACGAAGGGTGTCTATAATACTCCATATGTTGTCATTGCAACTGGATATTACGACTCGCCTAATTATATGAATATTCCTGGTGAGAAACTAGAAAAGGTTCATCACTATTTTCATGAAGGCCATCCTTATTTTGATACAGATGTTGTTGTTATTGGTGGGAAAAACTCTGCGGTTGATGCAGCTCTCGAGCTTCATAAATCTGGTGCAAGAGTAACAGTATTATACCGAGGGAGTGAATACAGTCCTAGTATAAAGCCGTGGGTATTACCTGAATTTGACGCATTAGTTCGTAGCGGTGAAGTGAAAATGGAATTTAATGCTACAGTTAAGGGAATTACCGAACAAGAAATTGTCTATATGGTTAATGATGAAGAGTATTCTATAAAAAATGACTTTGTTTTTGCCATGACTGGTTATCATCCTGACCACAGTTTTATACAAAAAATGGGAGTAAATATTAATTCAGTGACAGGAAGACCTAGATTTAACGAAGAAACGATGGAAACAAATGTTACTGGAATTTTTATTGCTGGTGTCATTGCAGCCGGAAACAACGCGAATGAGATTTTTATAGAAAATGGTCGTTTTCATGGTGGGCAAATTGCCCGTTATATTCAAAAAGATCTAACGAATAGGAAGAACGAGAAAAAATAA
- a CDS encoding spore coat protein CotJB, which yields MTLPPLYYELLQDLQEIDFVILELTLYLDTHPSDEYALTQYNQFVQQRKQAKKRFESQFGSLTSFGYSYTQPKKWNWQEAPWPWQV from the coding sequence ATGACTCTTCCTCCTCTCTATTATGAATTATTGCAAGACTTGCAAGAAATTGACTTTGTTATTTTAGAGCTTACCCTATATTTAGATACTCATCCTTCTGATGAATATGCGCTTACTCAGTATAATCAATTCGTTCAACAACGAAAACAGGCAAAGAAAAGATTCGAATCACAATTTGGCAGTTTAACAAGCTTCGGATATAGCTATACTCAGCCTAAAAAATGGAATTGGCAAGAAGCCCCTTGGCCCTGGCAAGTTTAA
- a CDS encoding asparaginase, translated as MKKRILLLHTGGTISMMEDETTGSVLPSEKNPLTSQLNRLNEVAHIIEKEPLHVPSPHITPKDMLMLKELIEESYKQNQIDGVVITHGTDTLEETAYFLDLTVPLSIPIVLTGAMRSSNEIGSDGLYNLISSLKVAISNDANNKGVLVVLNDEIHTAKNVTKTHTSNVATFQSPQYGPIGIVTKRGVFFHHQPVTNEKYHNIKVEHKVGLLKAYAGLESDILKAIKDSGYEGLVLEALGQGNLPPSSIEGISHLIQGGIPVILVSRCFNGIAQDVYGYEGGGKDLKELGAIFSNGLNGQKARIKLLIALSQTKDLNEINKFFQK; from the coding sequence GTGAAAAAACGAATATTGCTATTACATACAGGTGGAACTATTTCCATGATGGAAGATGAGACCACAGGATCAGTACTCCCTAGTGAGAAAAATCCATTAACCTCTCAGTTGAATAGATTAAACGAAGTTGCTCACATTATCGAAAAAGAGCCACTTCACGTTCCTTCTCCTCATATCACCCCTAAAGATATGCTTATGCTTAAGGAACTAATTGAAGAGAGTTACAAACAAAACCAAATTGATGGAGTTGTCATCACTCATGGAACGGATACGCTTGAAGAAACAGCCTATTTCTTAGATTTAACAGTTCCTCTTTCTATTCCTATTGTGTTGACTGGTGCAATGAGATCAAGTAATGAGATTGGTTCTGATGGGCTTTATAATTTAATTTCTTCACTAAAAGTGGCTATAAGTAATGACGCTAATAATAAAGGGGTTCTTGTCGTTTTAAATGATGAAATTCATACAGCTAAAAACGTGACAAAAACCCATACGAGTAATGTCGCTACTTTTCAAAGTCCACAATATGGACCAATAGGGATTGTGACAAAAAGAGGAGTATTCTTTCACCATCAGCCAGTTACAAATGAAAAGTATCACAATATAAAGGTCGAACATAAAGTCGGCTTATTAAAAGCCTATGCCGGTCTAGAGTCTGATATATTAAAAGCTATTAAGGATAGTGGGTACGAAGGCTTAGTATTAGAGGCATTGGGACAAGGTAATTTACCCCCATCTTCTATTGAAGGGATATCACACCTAATTCAGGGGGGCATCCCTGTCATTCTTGTTTCAAGATGCTTTAATGGCATTGCTCAAGATGTTTATGGGTATGAAGGTGGTGGAAAGGATTTAAAAGAATTAGGAGCTATCTTTTCAAATGGCTTAAATGGTCAAAAGGCACGAATTAAACTGCTAATTGCGCTATCACAAACGAAAGACTTAAATGAAATTAACAAATTCTTCCAAAAATAA
- a CDS encoding adaptor protein MecA, with product MRLERIKQNQIRFSITIEELEEKGLLEEELWKESDIWHNLFEELMETAARQFGVEWEEIVTVEILSLTSVELILLFTIESLENYDFRKDEEGVCPDLMTEECALIVQLSSFEDVISLSHRLHQIDYGISTLYHYQDNFYLSFLLPPVPSVGLEALLKEYGEEGTTTLSILNEYGNKIIEHSACQMVRDYFSLH from the coding sequence ATGAGGCTGGAACGTATTAAACAAAACCAGATTCGTTTTTCCATTACTATTGAAGAATTAGAAGAGAAAGGCTTGCTAGAAGAGGAGTTATGGAAGGAATCTGATATTTGGCATAATTTATTTGAGGAATTAATGGAAACAGCAGCACGTCAATTTGGGGTAGAATGGGAGGAAATTGTCACTGTCGAAATTCTTTCCCTAACAAGTGTAGAGTTGATACTGCTATTTACAATTGAATCGTTAGAGAATTATGATTTCCGTAAGGATGAAGAAGGGGTATGTCCGGATTTAATGACAGAAGAATGTGCTCTTATTGTTCAATTATCTTCCTTCGAGGACGTAATAAGTCTGTCCCACAGATTGCATCAAATTGATTACGGGATTAGTACTCTTTATCATTATCAAGATAATTTTTATTTATCGTTCCTCCTTCCGCCAGTACCTTCAGTTGGATTAGAGGCTCTCTTAAAAGAGTATGGTGAAGAAGGGACTACTACTTTATCGATATTAAATGAATATGGTAATAAGATTATAGAACATTCGGCGTGTCAAATGGTTAGGGATTATTTTTCACTACATTAA
- a CDS encoding metallophosphoesterase has translation MIFFIIGLFILAGGVFIHMVQVAFENNIKHHHFTVDSFPEGSPPFRMFFISDIHRRTIDESVISKVDEANIDLVVIGGDLTEKGVPLNRIEQNLRLLKRLGPVLFVWGNNDYRANAQKVEQLLIKMDVLILKNTSIEWKLSDGEVTLIGVDDLQYGQVDWRQSLRYVKVNRCNILISHNPDAVSFIRKEQGIDLLLSGHTHGGQIRVGPLGIYRIGQVYHLPQTKLLVSNGYGTRRIPMRLGAKPEVHVITVSK, from the coding sequence ATGATTTTTTTCATCATTGGTTTGTTTATACTTGCAGGAGGAGTATTTATACATATGGTACAAGTAGCTTTTGAAAATAATATTAAACACCATCATTTTACAGTCGATTCTTTTCCAGAAGGAAGCCCACCTTTTCGAATGTTTTTTATTTCGGACATACACCGTAGAACAATTGATGAAAGTGTCATTAGCAAAGTTGATGAAGCAAATATTGATTTGGTTGTAATAGGTGGGGATCTTACGGAAAAAGGAGTACCTTTGAATAGAATAGAACAAAATCTTCGATTGTTGAAAAGGTTGGGACCAGTACTATTTGTTTGGGGGAATAATGATTATCGTGCTAACGCACAGAAAGTGGAACAACTTCTTATTAAAATGGATGTGTTGATTCTTAAAAACACTTCTATAGAATGGAAATTATCTGATGGGGAAGTTACTCTTATTGGTGTTGACGATCTTCAATATGGACAAGTTGATTGGCGTCAGTCGTTAAGATATGTAAAAGTAAATAGGTGTAATATATTAATAAGCCATAACCCAGATGCAGTATCCTTTATTAGAAAAGAGCAGGGGATTGACTTATTGTTAAGCGGACATACACATGGAGGACAAATACGTGTTGGTCCACTTGGCATATATAGGATTGGACAAGTTTATCACTTGCCTCAAACTAAGTTATTAGTCAGTAATGGATATGGAACTAGACGAATTCCGATGAGGTTAGGAGCGAAACCAGAGGTACATGTTATTACAGTTAGTAAATGA
- a CDS encoding manganese catalase family protein, whose amino-acid sequence MWVYEKKLQYPVRVSTCNPRLAKYLLEQYGGADGELAAALRYLNQRYSIPDKVIGLLTDIGTEEFAHLEMIATMIYKLTKDATPDQLKQAGLDAHYVSHDSALYYSNAGGAPFTATYIQAKGDPIADLYEDIAAEEKARATYQWIINMSDDPDLNDGLRFLREREIIHSQRFREAVEILKDEKDRKRIF is encoded by the coding sequence ATGTGGGTCTATGAAAAGAAATTGCAATATCCTGTTCGGGTCAGCACGTGCAATCCTCGCCTTGCAAAATACTTATTGGAGCAATATGGTGGTGCTGATGGAGAATTAGCAGCTGCATTACGATATTTAAATCAGCGCTATTCCATTCCAGACAAAGTCATTGGTTTGTTGACTGATATTGGAACAGAAGAGTTTGCTCATCTTGAAATGATTGCAACGATGATTTATAAATTAACAAAAGATGCTACTCCTGACCAATTAAAGCAAGCTGGGTTAGATGCCCATTATGTTAGTCATGATTCTGCCCTTTATTATAGTAATGCAGGTGGTGCACCGTTTACTGCTACTTATATTCAAGCAAAAGGTGACCCCATTGCTGATTTATATGAGGATATTGCGGCGGAAGAAAAAGCACGGGCTACCTACCAATGGATTATTAACATGAGTGATGACCCTGATTTAAATGACGGGCTACGTTTTTTAAGGGAAAGAGAAATTATTCACTCGCAACGATTTAGGGAAGCTGTGGAAATCTTAAAAGATGAAAAGGATCGAAAACGAATCTTCTGA
- a CDS encoding right-handed parallel beta-helix repeat-containing protein produces the protein MVLRIVPTDQPTVQDAINASVPGDSIKILAGKFDGFEVDVENLKIFGCGIGRTIIEGAPSQLGNNGVDVNGDRTTLQGFTVQGMPNNGVFIRSDNSVLKNIECTLNGEEGYQLNMTADENLLINCLASVNNQDGFILFGSNNCIISCESINNRGSGFDDSGNSNKFIKNTSKNNGNTGLNSAMLFQTAIRNICSNNVRGIRIPMDNNNIIENTVCNNSLEGILLLSGGGVGASGNSIDSNIVRNNGTNNNHAGILLQEDTIDNTIRFNKARNNVEFDIEAEPPADINNTFDGNQCENSSPPVGICDS, from the coding sequence ATGGTATTAAGAATTGTACCAACAGATCAGCCAACGGTTCAGGATGCGATTAACGCTTCAGTCCCTGGTGATAGTATTAAAATTCTAGCAGGGAAGTTCGATGGGTTTGAGGTAGACGTAGAGAATTTAAAAATCTTCGGTTGTGGGATTGGTAGAACAATTATTGAAGGAGCACCTTCACAGTTAGGTAATAACGGTGTAGATGTAAATGGAGATAGGACAACACTACAAGGGTTTACGGTTCAAGGAATGCCAAATAATGGAGTGTTTATTCGCTCGGATAATAGCGTTTTAAAAAACATTGAGTGTACCCTAAATGGTGAGGAAGGTTACCAGTTGAATATGACAGCAGATGAGAATTTATTAATCAATTGCCTAGCCTCAGTTAATAATCAGGATGGATTTATACTATTTGGAAGTAATAATTGTATTATTTCATGTGAGAGTATTAATAATAGAGGTAGTGGATTCGATGATTCAGGAAACAGTAATAAGTTTATCAAAAATACTAGTAAAAACAATGGTAATACTGGATTAAATAGTGCAATGCTTTTCCAGACGGCAATTAGAAACATCTGTTCCAATAATGTGAGGGGAATACGGATTCCTATGGACAATAACAACATAATAGAGAATACAGTATGTAACAACAGTTTAGAAGGAATTTTGCTTCTCTCAGGTGGCGGTGTAGGGGCTAGTGGTAATAGTATCGATTCTAACATTGTTCGTAACAATGGAACGAATAATAACCATGCAGGAATTCTACTTCAAGAGGATACAATAGACAACACCATTCGATTCAACAAAGCGAGAAATAACGTCGAATTTGACATTGAAGCTGAACCGCCTGCTGACATTAACAATACTTTCGACGGTAACCAATGTGAAAATAGTAGTCCACCTGTCGGTATCTGTGATTCTTAA
- the prsW gene encoding glutamic-type intramembrane protease PrsW, producing MLVILSAGIAPGLAFLSYIYLKDQYSQEPIQSVFRTFMYGALLTFPIMFIQHILRAEGIVSSPLGEAFFSAALLEEFFKWFVLFFIVVQSVKFDDPYDGIVYGASVSLGFASVENILYLFNYGVSYAFGRALLPVSSHALLGVIMGYYIGKNLHSTPSRKIWVIFSLFIPIILHGTYDFILVSNFLEWEYMMVPFMLFLWWLGMRKVKIAHLLTNKKEQYPVKKDSSFYQ from the coding sequence ATGCTAGTGATTTTATCAGCTGGCATTGCGCCTGGCTTAGCTTTTTTAAGCTATATATATTTAAAGGATCAATATAGTCAAGAACCAATTCAATCTGTTTTTAGAACATTCATGTACGGGGCGTTATTAACGTTCCCGATAATGTTTATTCAGCATATTTTAAGAGCAGAAGGAATCGTGAGTTCTCCTTTAGGGGAAGCATTTTTTTCAGCCGCATTGTTAGAAGAGTTTTTTAAATGGTTTGTGCTATTTTTTATTGTTGTCCAGTCAGTAAAGTTTGACGATCCATATGACGGCATTGTTTATGGTGCAAGCGTTTCCCTTGGATTCGCTTCTGTTGAGAACATACTCTATTTATTTAACTATGGTGTGAGCTATGCGTTTGGTCGAGCTTTACTTCCAGTTTCGAGTCATGCCCTATTAGGGGTGATTATGGGATACTATATTGGGAAAAATCTACATTCTACTCCATCAAGGAAAATATGGGTTATCTTTTCTCTTTTTATTCCGATAATATTACATGGAACATATGACTTCATTTTAGTAAGTAACTTTTTAGAATGGGAATATATGATGGTTCCATTCATGCTCTTTTTATGGTGGTTAGGCATGAGAAAAGTAAAAATAGCTCATCTTCTCACCAATAAAAAGGAACAATATCCTGTAAAAAAAGATTCTTCATTTTATCAATAA
- a CDS encoding Glu/Leu/Phe/Val dehydrogenase: MGTGKDADQMRNEKHNVLVSTQTVIHNALEKLGYPNEVYELLKEPLRMLTVKIPVRMDDGNVKVFTGYRAQHNDAVGPTKGGIRFHPNVSETEVKALSIWMSLKCGIVDLPYGGGKGGIICDPRNMSFRELERLSRGYVRAISQIVGPTKDIPAPDVFTNSQIMAWMMDEYSRIDEFNSPGFITGKPLVLGGSHGRESATAKGVTICIREAAKKKGIEIKGARVVVQGFGNAGSFLAKFMHDAGAKVIGISDAYGGLYDKDGLDIDYLLDRRDSFGTVTKLFDNTITNKELLELDCDILVPAAIENQITDENAHNIRASIVVEAANGPTTLEATKILSDRGVLLVPDVLASAGGVTVSYFEWVQNNQGYYWTDEEVEAKLEKVICKGFENVYTLSQNRRVDMRLAAYMVGVRKMAEASRFRGWI; the protein is encoded by the coding sequence ATGGGAACCGGGAAAGATGCAGACCAAATGAGAAATGAAAAGCATAATGTTTTAGTTTCAACTCAAACAGTTATACATAATGCACTAGAAAAATTAGGATATCCAAATGAAGTATATGAATTACTGAAAGAACCATTGCGTATGTTAACGGTTAAAATTCCCGTTCGTATGGACGATGGGAATGTAAAAGTGTTTACTGGATACCGTGCACAGCATAATGATGCTGTGGGTCCAACTAAAGGTGGGATTCGTTTCCACCCAAATGTTTCTGAAACTGAAGTGAAAGCCTTGTCCATATGGATGAGTTTAAAGTGTGGAATTGTCGATCTTCCGTATGGGGGCGGTAAAGGAGGAATCATTTGCGATCCACGCAATATGTCTTTCCGTGAATTGGAAAGATTAAGTCGTGGGTATGTCAGAGCCATTAGTCAAATCGTTGGCCCAACGAAAGATATTCCCGCTCCAGATGTTTTTACAAACTCACAAATTATGGCTTGGATGATGGATGAATATAGTCGAATAGATGAATTCAATTCACCGGGTTTTATTACAGGGAAGCCGCTCGTTTTAGGAGGCTCACACGGTCGGGAATCCGCGACAGCAAAAGGCGTAACGATATGCATTCGGGAAGCTGCAAAGAAAAAAGGAATTGAGATTAAGGGAGCTAGAGTAGTTGTCCAAGGGTTTGGAAATGCGGGTAGCTTTTTAGCGAAATTTATGCACGATGCAGGTGCAAAAGTGATTGGTATTTCGGATGCATATGGTGGTTTATATGATAAGGATGGATTAGATATTGACTATCTTCTAGACCGAAGAGATAGTTTTGGAACTGTTACGAAATTGTTTGATAATACAATAACGAATAAGGAATTATTGGAATTAGATTGTGACATTTTAGTTCCAGCAGCAATTGAGAATCAAATTACCGATGAAAATGCTCATAATATCCGAGCCAGTATTGTAGTGGAGGCTGCTAACGGTCCAACTACGCTAGAAGCAACAAAGATACTATCAGATAGAGGGGTCTTGCTTGTACCAGATGTTTTAGCCTCGGCTGGTGGGGTAACGGTTTCTTACTTTGAGTGGGTACAAAATAATCAAGGGTATTATTGGACCGATGAAGAAGTGGAAGCAAAATTAGAGAAGGTCATTTGTAAAGGTTTTGAGAACGTCTATACCCTTTCACAAAACCGTCGTGTCGACATGAGACTAGCTGCCTATATGGTAGGTGTAAGGAAAATGGCTGAGGCCTCTAGATTCAGAGGCTGGATATAA
- a CDS encoding glycosyltransferase family 1 protein produces MKVAIFTDTFEPQVNGVAKTLTRLTSYMQKEKIRYEVFAPEIENSPDYPYVHQFSSFPFIFYPECRTAIAKPKTIEKRLLAFQPDLIHVTTPLTMGLYGMRASKKLKIPAVASYHTNFDVYLDYYKLSIFSAVLWRYMKWFHTTFEKIFVPSPQTMDHLQQHGFNRLAIWGRGVDCERFSPEFSQKQQLKKRYNIKEKNLGIYVGRLAPEKDLDTFVKSIRLLSASVKDNLHWLIVGEGPSSQEIKEQLKTENVTFTGYLRGEDLAGAYASSDIFFFPSPTETFGNVVLEALASGVPAIVADSGGVKNIVQHEQTGFLCKPGGVEDFSGRIEQLMTDPLLRRKMSISAREYAFNQSWDRIFQKLFEEYQEVITSREPIYHHA; encoded by the coding sequence ATGAAAGTGGCGATTTTTACAGACACATTTGAACCTCAAGTAAATGGAGTAGCAAAAACCTTAACAAGACTAACCTCGTATATGCAAAAAGAGAAAATTCGCTATGAAGTATTTGCGCCTGAAATTGAGAATAGCCCAGACTATCCTTATGTTCACCAGTTTTCAAGTTTCCCATTTATCTTTTATCCAGAATGTCGTACAGCGATTGCAAAACCAAAAACGATTGAAAAGAGGCTATTAGCATTTCAGCCAGATTTAATTCATGTGACAACACCATTGACAATGGGTTTATATGGAATGAGAGCGTCAAAAAAATTAAAAATACCAGCAGTTGCCTCTTACCATACAAATTTTGATGTGTATTTAGATTATTACAAGTTATCTATATTTTCGGCGGTATTGTGGAGATATATGAAATGGTTTCACACGACATTTGAAAAAATCTTTGTCCCTTCACCTCAAACGATGGACCATTTGCAACAACATGGATTTAATCGTTTAGCCATTTGGGGGAGAGGAGTTGATTGTGAGCGGTTTAGCCCTGAATTTTCTCAAAAACAACAACTAAAGAAGCGCTATAACATTAAAGAAAAAAATTTAGGAATATATGTTGGGAGACTCGCTCCTGAAAAAGACCTCGATACATTTGTTAAAAGTATTAGATTATTGTCTGCATCTGTAAAAGATAATCTTCATTGGCTGATTGTTGGAGAAGGGCCTTCTTCTCAAGAAATAAAAGAGCAATTAAAAACAGAGAATGTTACATTTACTGGATATTTACGCGGTGAAGATTTAGCAGGGGCCTATGCATCATCTGATATCTTCTTCTTTCCGTCTCCTACAGAAACGTTTGGAAATGTTGTGTTGGAAGCATTAGCGTCAGGAGTTCCTGCTATAGTGGCGGATTCTGGAGGTGTAAAGAATATTGTCCAGCATGAACAAACAGGGTTCCTTTGTAAGCCAGGAGGAGTAGAGGATTTTTCTGGTAGAATAGAACAGTTAATGACGGATCCACTTTTGCGAAGGAAAATGTCTATTTCCGCAAGAGAGTATGCTTTCAATCAATCGTGGGATCGAATTTTTCAAAAGCTATTTGAAGAATATCAGGAAGTGATTACATCACGGGAGCCAATTTATCATCATGCGTAA
- a CDS encoding CBS domain-containing protein: MYVKSVMIPKHKCHYINKGENVKEALEILEAHEVDAIPVLDGNKYVGVVTRPNIYQSYFESEQGKEDYLVQTKVEEITINEQKYIGYDEIFERTLVELKNIPILTVVDQDHEFLGLVTRSDVMDQFQSAFGMQRKGIRITFTSVETEGRISRLAEIIKQFHESVISLVTFDESDKLLRRIVLKIEKKDNIDKFLQKLERSGFRILHIKEDE, translated from the coding sequence ATGTATGTAAAAAGTGTTATGATACCAAAACACAAATGTCATTATATTAATAAAGGAGAAAATGTAAAAGAGGCGTTAGAAATCCTAGAGGCTCATGAAGTAGATGCTATACCGGTATTGGATGGAAATAAATATGTTGGGGTTGTGACTCGTCCTAATATTTACCAAAGCTACTTTGAATCAGAGCAAGGGAAAGAAGACTACCTCGTCCAAACGAAGGTAGAAGAAATAACAATAAATGAACAAAAGTATATAGGATACGATGAAATTTTCGAAAGAACATTGGTTGAATTGAAAAATATTCCTATTTTAACCGTAGTGGATCAAGATCATGAATTTTTAGGATTAGTGACTCGTTCGGATGTCATGGATCAATTTCAAAGCGCTTTTGGAATGCAAAGAAAAGGTATTCGCATTACTTTTACATCGGTTGAAACAGAGGGTAGAATTTCAAGGCTTGCAGAAATTATTAAACAGTTCCATGAGTCTGTTATTTCCCTTGTAACGTTTGACGAGAGTGATAAGCTCCTTAGAAGAATTGTACTAAAAATAGAAAAAAAGGATAATATAGACAAATTCCTTCAAAAATTAGAACGATCAGGTTTCCGTATTCTTCATATAAAAGAAGATGAATAA